The uncultured Sphaerochaeta sp. genome includes the window ACAGAGAGGAATGCACATGCAACAATTCCCCCATGACACCATCGTTGTACTAGACTTTGGGGCTCAATACAGCCAGTTGATTGCACGTAGAGTACGTGAAATGCACGTATATAGCCAGATTGTTCCCTATACCATCAAGGCAGCAGAACTTGCGGCCATGAAACCGAAAGGGATCATCTTCAGTGGAGGCCCCTCTTCGGTGCGCACTGAAGGGTCACCCAGACCAGATAATGGAATCTATGACCTGGGTATTCCCATCCTGGGTATCTGCTACGGTTTGCAGGTAATGAGCATCCAGAATGGAGGGAGTGTTGAGCGCCCCCTGAAGCGTGAGTATGGTTTCGCAGACCTTACCGTGCTTAAGAGGGAAGCTTCCCTGCTCAAGGGGATCAGTGAGAACTCCCGCCTCTGGATGAGCCACGGTGATGCCGTTGCCTCACTTCCCGAGGGATTCATACAGACCGGTAGTACCCCGAACTGTCCCTTCACGGTCATTGAAAATGATGAAAAGAAATTCTATGGAGTTCAGTTCCATCCCGAGGTAGTACATACGGCAGAAGGAAACCAATTTCTGCAGAATTTTGTCCTTGATGTATGTAAGGCAAACCAGGACTGGGATATGGGTTCCTTCATCAGCACGGCGGTCCAGGAGATTCGTGAGAAAGTCGGAGATAAGCAGGTACTCTGTGGTCTCTCTGGTGGTGTGGACTCTGCTGTTGCAGCGGTACTTATCCATGAGGCGATCGGCGACCAGTTGGTCTGTGTATTTGTAAACAACGGTCTCTTGCGCAAGGGCGAGGCGGACATGGTACTAAAACTGTTCAGGGATCACTACAATATCCGTCTCCAATATGCTGATGCTGAGGATGCATTCCTCTCTGCGCTCAAGGGAGTCACAGAGCCTGAGGCAAAGCGAAAAATCATTGGTAAGATATTCATCGATACCTTCTATGATGAGGCGAGAAAGGCTGGAGAGATCAGCTTCCTCGCCCAAGGAACGCTCTATCCAGATGTAATCGAGAGCAAGAGCCCCTCTGGTGGTCCTTCTGCAACCATTAAAAGTCACCACAATGTGGGTGGATTACCCGAAGATTTGAAATGGGACCTGCTCGAACCACTTCGTGAACTGTTCAAGGACGAGGTAAGGGCGTTGGGAAGAGAACTAGGGCTTCCAGAAGTGATGGTGAATCGTCATCCGTTCCCAGGTCCTGGGCTCGGGGTCAGGTGTGTAGGCGAGGTAACCAAGCAACGCCTGGATACCCTGCGTGATGTTGATGCTATCTTTATCGAGGAGATCCGCAAGGCCAATCTGTATGATGATATCTGGCAGGCCTTGGCTTGTTTGCTTCCAGTCAAGAGCGTGGGAGTGCAAGGGGATGAACGCACATACGAAGAGGTGTGCTCCCTGCGTGCCGTAACCAGTGAAGATGCCATGACTGCTGACTGGTTCCGCTTTCCTCCTGAAGTGCTCCAACACGCTTCAGCCAGGATCTGCAATGAGGTACAGGGAGTCAACCGAGTACTCTACGACATCACGAGCAAACCTCCTGGGACTATCGAGTGGGAGTAATCCCACAAGGAAATTACAGTTTGTATAGTTCTTTATAAAAGAGAGAAAAGACTCCAATTGCTGGGGTCTTTTCTCAAGTATCGCCTTACATAGTGTTGGCTCTGGCACACATATTCGATAGAGAAGATTTCAGACGAAGAAAAAAATGCGGATTCCGCAAAAATTCTTCG containing:
- the guaA gene encoding glutamine-hydrolyzing GMP synthase → MQQFPHDTIVVLDFGAQYSQLIARRVREMHVYSQIVPYTIKAAELAAMKPKGIIFSGGPSSVRTEGSPRPDNGIYDLGIPILGICYGLQVMSIQNGGSVERPLKREYGFADLTVLKREASLLKGISENSRLWMSHGDAVASLPEGFIQTGSTPNCPFTVIENDEKKFYGVQFHPEVVHTAEGNQFLQNFVLDVCKANQDWDMGSFISTAVQEIREKVGDKQVLCGLSGGVDSAVAAVLIHEAIGDQLVCVFVNNGLLRKGEADMVLKLFRDHYNIRLQYADAEDAFLSALKGVTEPEAKRKIIGKIFIDTFYDEARKAGEISFLAQGTLYPDVIESKSPSGGPSATIKSHHNVGGLPEDLKWDLLEPLRELFKDEVRALGRELGLPEVMVNRHPFPGPGLGVRCVGEVTKQRLDTLRDVDAIFIEEIRKANLYDDIWQALACLLPVKSVGVQGDERTYEEVCSLRAVTSEDAMTADWFRFPPEVLQHASARICNEVQGVNRVLYDITSKPPGTIEWE